The Ochotona princeps isolate mOchPri1 chromosome 17, mOchPri1.hap1, whole genome shotgun sequence genome segment TTTATCTCAGGAATGTTTTGCTGATTGTGTGGGACAACAACAACACTTTCCAAGTCTTCCTGGGCACTGCTAAAAAGCTTATGAGAACTCTAACTGGCCTCCCCCTATACATGAAACATACACACGCCCCTTGGTTCTTACACAAGGAGATCCTGGTGTTAGTCTTATTTGTGTGTACAATTTCTTAATTCTAGATCTTGTGCACCAAGGCTGAGAATTCCAGACTGGTCTCACAAATTGACAACACCAAACTGGCTGCAGATGACTTGAGAGCCAAGTAAGCCTGCTCAGCACTGTCCCTGGTGACAGAACCTACCCTCAATCTGCCCTCAACACTCCCAATAAGATAATCCCCAAACGTACTAACCCTCCTGCCTCACACCATGTTGGCCCTAACCCAGAGAAGACTTTCAATGTCAATTATTAGTAGTAAACACTCACAGGTATGCAGTACCTATAGCTTCTAACACATGAACCCATCTGGGAACTTGTGCAATAGCTCGGTAAAATAGATAGGGCTGATATATTTTTATCCCATTTGGGATGAGAAAACTGTTTTTCAAGAGTTTACATAATTTTTACAAAGGTATACAATCAATTTAGGAGGCCCAAGCTTTCAGAGTCCTAGTCCTATGCTCCTCTCACACCTGTAGTGCCATTAAggcacaggaaggaggagagatccCCACCTCTCAAAGACCAGTAATACAGCACCGCTCTGACGAATGAATTTAGGAATAAAAGCAACTGATCATATTTATGAAATGTCTTCTCCTCTAAAGAGAATAAAAATCTCAGTAGAAATACACTCAAtgagaaaccaggaagaaaagggaaagggaCATTCTACTTGGCTTGGGATGCTCCATCTACTCTTTAGTATCTTTCTTTCCATGCCTGGTTTTTCAAGGTATGAAACAGAGGTGTCCCTACGGCAGCTGGTGGAGGCAGACACCAACAGCCTACGGCAGATCCTGAATGCACTGACCCTGGCCAAGGCTGACCTGGAGGCGCGAGTCCAGTCTCTGAGGGAGGAGCTTCTCTGCTTCAAAAACAACCATGAACAGGTTAGAAAAATGCTAAGAGAGTCATAATTAACTAAGCCTCTGAACACTGCATCAGTTCCCTTGACCTTCACCTAAagtgggggagggacagagaggggatTTGCCACTAGACACTATCCTGTTAACACTGACCACTGCTTTGACATGTTTCAAATCCATTAGCTAAAACACTGAAGTCGCATGGCTGAGAAAGACCTTCGCAGATTCCCCTTGCTTCCCCATGAGAAGAAAGCAATCCCACGTTCCTATCCCCACgagttttccatctctttgtaGGCATCCTTACACAAACTTCTGCTACTTCCTTTTGGTAAAATATTGGTACAGTATTGCCACCACAGAGACCAAGTTGTTTCATAAATCGCACATCTAGGCTGCTTTTCCCATTATTCATCCCAAGAAATTATATGAATTCTTTGGAATTTTAATCCTGCTGGTCaactccttttaattttttatatatttaaacgCATAGTCATATATGAAATAGCCTTCAGTCATTTTATAACATCTCAATAACACCTATAAATCATGTATAGGTGTATTTAAGACACAATTAAGCCAAATTATTGCTGTTAGACTGAAACAGGAATGCAAGGGGATCATCTATTCATTGAGTAACTTTAAATCTGTTTCATTCTATAGGAAGTGAATTCCTTGCAGTGCCAGCTTGGGGACAGACTCAACATTGAAGTGACCGCTGCCCCTTCTGTGGACCTAAACCAGGCTCTACAAGAAATGAGATGTCAATACGAGTCCATCATGGAGACAAACCGTAAAGATGTAGAACAATGGTTCAACATGCAGGTGGGGAGAGTAGCAAGTGAAAAAGCAAAACGCTAACGTTGCATTTCCAGTCTTTACTCAAGATCATGTTTTCTTCTATAATGCACACAGTCTTTGTGTTTCAGATGGAGGAGCTGAATCAAGAAGTGGTGACCAGCTCTCACCAGCAGCAGTGCTGTCAGAAGGAGATCATCGAACTGAGACGTACCGTGAATGCTCTGGAGATTGAACTGCAAGCCCAGCACCGAATGGTACCCAGCAAGCTGACCCAGACTAGCACAGCAAGGATGTCAACAGTCCCTTGGGACCTGGGTGTGCAAGGTTTCCCAAACTGTATCTGACAGGACATTTCTTTTGCTTGTCAAAGAGCCTATGGACAAAAATAAGGGGGGTTTTCTAGTCATATAAGCCTGAGAAATACTGGATCCAACAAAAGTTAAGTAGGGTGCATTCCTGCAAACCTGTAAGAAGTTGAAATGCATGAAGCTTCTCCAAGGAGGGGATCCCTGGTATCCAGCATTCCAAAACTTACTTGCTAGTGAAATCCCCTTTTGGAGAGCATCTCATGGTAATAGTCTGTGAGATGTACACCTTGGGAAACACCAGgagagcattttattttataagttaTCCTAGTAGGTGTATAAATAATTCTATGAGGGAGGTGGCAATAATTACTAAACAAATATATAGATGATGCTCTGAGATTAGGATACAGGTGGGGCTCTGCGAACCAAGGTGAGTTTTCCAAGCTAAATCCAAGATTAAGTTCATCGTATCTAGATAGACACAATAAGTTCCTGAGGCATTAAAGGAATTGCCCCCTAATCACAAAAGAAATGTATCTGAACCAAAATTCAGATTCCAAAACCAGTACTCTAGTTGCCTCTTTTTTATTGACTTGGGAAATTACTTAAATGCTCTGATGGAACGGGTACTAAGAACACCACCCCCAAGTCTTATGACTGAGAAACTCACTCAATTTCATAAACTTCAGTTGTATGAAAGTGGGATAATTGTGCAAATAACAGGTTATTAGAACCTAACATTTCACCATTATCCATCATCTTACAGAATGATAGAGTGGGAGATAACTTTATCCATCCAAGTTTTAACATACATGTTTTACATCTAAAGGGACTGATGTAGTAATGGACTAATGTTTATGGTTAGTcacacatttcctttttaaaatcccAACACTCCCTGAAGAAGGTGCTGTCATGATGCATTTTTAACTCATGAATATGCAATAGGCTGAAATGTTTTGCTCTCCTAAGTAGAAAAATGTGATGAAAGATTGTCAGTTGGTCAAGATTGAGGaaaaaaggtaaaacaaaaatGGGGGAGCAAAAACAAGAAGTTAAAGAAAAGCAAACTCTAGCATAATTAGTAAttatatcttttcatttatttggtcaGGAGGTAATGTGAGGGTTTGGAGATCTGTAAGTACCATCACAAAACCACTGTTTAAAATCATTTAAGCAATGACCTGGGCTAAATCAATCATCATTACAAACCCTCCTTTCTCTTCCATGGTAGAGAGATTCCCAGGCATGCATGCTGACGGAGACGGAGGCCCGCTATGCCACCCTGCTGGCCCAGATTCAGAGTCTGGTCGACAACCTGGAGGCTCAGCTGGCAGAGATTCGTAGTGCCCTGGAAGGACAGAACCAAGAATATGAGATTCTGCTGGACGTCAAGTCCCGGCTGGAGTGTGAGATCGCCACGTACCGCAGCCTTCTGGAGAGCTCCGACAGCAAGTACGTAAATAAAAATGACTTGCCTTAAGAAAGATGAGTAAAGGCGTAcacgtgtgccctgccctctGCAGCAGGGAACAACTGCTTTGATCTGGCCAGGCATGGGGAGCTTCTTTTCACACACACAAGCAGTGACTTTCAGAGATTAGCAATGGTGATCTGGTCCAAAGTTAAGACCAAAGTTGAGCTAGCTGCTTTAAAGGGCCAGTATACCAAATTCATTCCTCACATGATATTTAGCTTCTTGGAATTTTAAATGTAGTTTGAGGGGGGGATGATTACCCCAAAGAGAGACATTTCTGGTGACAGACTCTCCCCCACACCCCTAAGACAGCATCTGATTTCCATGAGGTTGAACAGGATAACCCTgatctcttcacacacacacacaaaaagactgCTCAGGATGAAACCCCTGATTCTCTGTGCAGTCACCAAGCCTTAATGCCAACAGTatcatgtatacatatgtatttcagcatatttttcatgaaagttattttaaatgaatgtaaaCTAAGCAAACCCATAGGAGCTTGCCAGGAGTATGAGCTCCTCGATGTGATTCAGTCCAAACTCCTATCAGACTTAGTTACAAGGAGACctatctcctcctccttctccaacccctccccaagatAACTGACACTCTGTTTACAGCAATCCCTATGTGACATGTCCTTATTATATTAGCACAGCATTAATCAGAACCAGCCCCTTAAGGAGCTATGATACACCAAAGTGGCTCAAAGAAAAAGGATTGTGTTTTACCAAGAGTGTTTCATGTTAACTGCTGCTTATTGTAGTCCTCTAAGAACTTTTCAGCTAGAAACCTGGCTTATCTGAAGGCACCCACTGATAAAAGACAAAGTTGGGCCCCATcccagtcctccactgctgtggGTATTCTTCCTACAGGATTGGGGCTCCAATTTCTGTGCAAGTTGCATAATCTTACACTCACTAAACCTAGGATGCTGTTTTACAATGGGTCTTGTCTGATTTTGTTGATTGCACTGAACACAGCATCAAATGGATGAAGAAGCTTTTGGAAGTATGTGTTTTGAGTGCCAAGGGTTGATGAATGAGCCACTGTCATTTTTCTTCAACATCATTGCCCTCCCTCCATCACAACTAAAATTGCTTTTCTCTATAGGcttccctgcaacccatgtgtcACCAAATGTGAGCCTGCCACGTGCACATCCTGCAAGGCCAGAGCCAAAGAATGCTCGACTCCAGTCCATGTCTCCTCAGTCCCTCATGGGATCCTGAAGCCGTGCAGTGCCTATGGACCCCTGACCCGGCTACTGGTTAAAATATGCACCATCACGCAGGAGATTCAGGATGGGAAGATCATTTCCTCTCACGAGCATGTGCAACCTTGCTACATCACCAGACTGGTCAAAGTCTAACATCCCAaggtgatgaaaaaaaaaaggcccgtTTTCATGAGAGAGACATGCTCCTTCCAGAAAGGTTTAAGAACTCCCCACTCCCTGCAGGTATTTAGCTTCTTGCTACTACAGCTGGTCACCCCTCATGGCTAGATGGAAGGTTTCATGCTGCTCCTTCCCTAACCGCCACTGCCAGAATGGCAGTAAATCACACTTCACTGGAAGGACTTAGCCAAGGGAGGGCAGCCTGTGTGTAAGTGCTCAGGAAGGTGACCCATGTGGCTCCACCCACACGTGATTGGCAGGCAGCTTTCCTATGTTTACTCAGGCTTGTTCATTTATCTTCCTCCTTAAAGCCAGTCAGACTAGTTCTAGGATTGCTTTTGGCCATTGGTATGTGAAGGTGAAAAGCTTTCCTTTCTGAACTCCCTTTTTAGGTAACAGAAAGAAACCCATTAAGGAACAGGTGGAAGAGAATaagctttttttgaaagatttatttttattagaaaggcagatttacagaaagaaggagacatagtgacaaagatcttccatctactgattcactccccaggtagctgcaatggccaagactgagccaatttgaagccaggagccaggagcttcttctgggtctcccacgcagatggaGAGCCccactttccaaggccacaagcagggagatggatgggaaatggagtagccaggacatgaaccaatgcccctaggagatcccagcacttaaaggaggaggattaaccagttgagtcattgtgctgagccccctcccctgccaagaATGAGATATTTAATATTAGCTACCTTGAGCACATGGACACAAGTCTAGAACCTAATCTGTCCTCCTGCTTCACCGGCTATCCTCacaaattttactttttcaagGTATTTTAAACAAAATCTATGTTCTCCAAAAACCATGAGAGCCATGTGAAAGCTGGTAggttctccaatttttttttttttaagaatcagggATAGATTTttgtggcacagcatattaaACTGCCATCTACAACAtatgcatcccatatgagcaccagttttgagtcctggttgccctactttcaatccagctccctgctaatgtgcctgggaaaacagcagaagatgacccaaatttaAACCCcatctacccacatgggagacccagatgatgtcCCAGGCTACTGGttgcaacctggcccagtcccatctgctatagccatttggggagtgaactagcaaatggaatatTTATCGATTTATCTTTCTCCACACCCCCTccttttgtaactctgtctttaaaacaaataaatgcatctttaaaacaaacaaacaaacaaaaacagaaagagctGTGGGCGACGCAGCTAGAACATTTTTATGAAACAGCTGAAGTACTTTCGTTAAATATTTGCTACTTCTCTTTCTATTCTTTAGGGAATGGAGATATGTCTGACTGTCTGGGATTCTCAAGACACAATCCccttgcctctctccctccctgtggtGGCAACAAAGGAAAAATAGCTTAGCTTGTCTTCATTCTTTCCATCAGACATGCATGCACCTGGTTTCCACAAACTTTCCAGCTAAGCTGTAACGAATGATTTCTGTTCAGCAGTTCAAAGCAGTTCCAGTGTGAGAGGGCACTGTTTATGTCCAAACCTACCTTCTTATAGGGCTGCCACAATACATGAAAGGCATTCCCTAATAATCAGACACTTCCAGATGCTTCAAGGAACAATTCCAAATCAACCCCACA includes the following:
- the KRT39 gene encoding keratin, type I cytoskeletal 39 — encoded protein: MDTKGRAATTASSSASSQNHCRITNVIHSNNTCCRGGSKANSCRVLRTVQVQGCHHPPCFCRRPMYLVKNFSACSLDDWGCRGEGINSHEKETMQILNDRLASYMEKVRILERGNAKLEAQIQEESNKELPVLCPDYLSYYSTIEELQQKILCTKAENSRLVSQIDNTKLAADDLRAKYETEVSLRQLVEADTNSLRQILNALTLAKADLEARVQSLREELLCFKNNHEQEVNSLQCQLGDRLNIEVTAAPSVDLNQALQEMRCQYESIMETNRKDVEQWFNMQMEELNQEVVTSSHQQQCCQKEIIELRRTVNALEIELQAQHRMRDSQACMLTETEARYATLLAQIQSLVDNLEAQLAEIRSALEGQNQEYEILLDVKSRLECEIATYRSLLESSDSKLPCNPCVTKCEPATCTSCKARAKECSTPVHVSSVPHGILKPCSAYGPLTRLLVKICTITQEIQDGKIISSHEHVQPCYITRLVKV